From Brassica oleracea var. oleracea cultivar TO1000 chromosome C3, BOL, whole genome shotgun sequence, a single genomic window includes:
- the LOC106329966 gene encoding pentatricopeptide repeat-containing protein At1g10270-like, which yields MDVFRHLKQRVVSSADDEIADLVHLIIDEDYNGIAMVTATFIEYWFKQRNDEEAIKWYTSLLGKRFVMNPVTGNILLRILLDYDKKTEAWALFDRMLDNQFNAETCNIMVNECFANSRFKEAVNTFKRVGNTVNDSQLCYRNIISRLCEQGIMSEAVALFEVIIGFVVLLFLLFFFRHAYANGSRFDDAERIGSRTLPLMRISSVLPSFVP from the coding sequence ATGGACGTTTTCAGACATCTGAAACAAAGGGTTGTCTCGTCTGCGGACGATGAAATTGCCGACTTGGTTCATCTTATCATCGACGAGGATTACAATGGAATCGCGATGGTGACTGCTACTTTCATTGAGTATTGGTTCAAACAACGTAACGATGAAGAAGCTATCAAGTGGTACACGTCTTTGTTAGGCAAGAGATTCGTAATGAACCCAGTTACTGGGAACATTCTTCTGCGGATTCTTCTTGACTACGACAAGAAAACAGAAGCTTGGGCATTGTTTGATCGGATGCTGGACAATCAGTTTAATGCAGAGACATGTAACATCATGGTCAACGAATGTTTCGCGAACTCGAGGTTTAAGGAGGCAGTCAATACTTTTAAGCGAGTTGGAAACACCGTGAATGACTCACAGCTTTGTTACAGGAACATCATTAGTAGATTATGTGAGCAAGGAATAATGTCTGAAGCAGTTGCTTTGTTTGAAGTCATCATTGGATTTGTAGTATTATTGTTTCTTTTATTTTTTTTTCGTCATGCCTATGCTAATGGATCAAGATTCGATGATGCTGAACGGATCGGATCGCGAACCTTACCGTTGATGCGAATCTCAAGTGTATTGCCAAGTTTTGTCCCCTAG